A single genomic interval of Celeribacter indicus harbors:
- the lptE gene encoding LPS assembly lipoprotein LptE: MSSFDRRIFLLSAMALTGCGFTPAYAPGGAGRALRGRVAIDAPDTREGYALVEQLTKSFGTPTSPAYRLSYRIRTERNSVGITRDQEISRYHITGRVAYTLTEIAGGTPVASGEAQSFTAYSATGSTVASVTAPRDAYSRLMVILADQIVSQILVQTGTEA, translated from the coding sequence ATGTCGTCATTTGATCGCCGCATCTTTCTGCTCTCGGCCATGGCCCTCACGGGCTGTGGCTTTACCCCCGCCTATGCGCCGGGCGGCGCGGGACGGGCGCTGAGAGGCCGGGTCGCGATCGACGCGCCCGACACCCGCGAAGGCTATGCGCTCGTCGAACAGCTCACGAAGTCCTTCGGCACCCCGACGTCTCCCGCCTACCGGTTGAGCTATCGCATCCGGACCGAACGGAATTCCGTGGGCATCACCCGCGATCAGGAGATCAGCCGCTATCACATCACCGGACGGGTGGCCTATACGCTGACGGAAATCGCCGGGGGCACGCCGGTGGCGAGCGGCGAGGCGCAGAGCTTCACCGCTTATTCCGCCACGGGCTCCACCGTCGCCTCCGTCACGGCGCCGCGCGACGCCTATAGCCGGCTGATGGTGATCCTCGCCGATCAGATCGTAAGCCAGATCCTCGTCCAGACCGGGACGGAGGCATGA
- the leuS gene encoding leucine--tRNA ligase produces the protein MSRYAPSEIEPKWQTAWTEAEVFLAKRDETKPKYYVLEMFPYPSGRIHIGHVRNYTMGDVVARFKSSTGHNVLHPMGWDAFGMPAENAAMASGGHPGTWTYQNIDTMREQMKPLGLSIDWTREFATCDPEYYGQQQAMFIDMLHKGLVYRKNATVNWDPVDMTVLANEQVIDGCGWRSGAPVERRELVQWFFKISDYSEDLLDAIDGLDNWPEKVKTMQRNWIGKSRGLQFAFSLIDRPEGADRVEVYTTRPDTLMGASFVGISSDHPLARKLAADDPEIAAFCEECRKGGTTEEAIEKAEKLGLDTGLTVRHPFDTSWKLPVYIANFILMDYGTGAIFGCPAHDQRDFDFATKYGLPITYVFEPVEGELNTKEAFVPLKSEKVRYIRGFAGDEIQTGEEGVETAVDFCEANGVGHGVTKFRLRDWGLSRQRYWGCPIPVVHCESCGVVPEKKENLPVRLPEDVTFDVPGNPLDRHPTWRNTTCPQCGGAALRETDTMDTFVDSSWYYARFTAPHANTPTVKEDAEYWMNVDQYIGGIEHAILHLLYSRFFARAMNETGHLPDKSREPFNALFTQGMVTHAIYQTRGADGRPKYHYPEEVELRDGKGYLKDGAEVEIVPSAKMSKSKNNVVDPVAIIEQYGADTARWFVLSDSPPERDVEWTAAGAEAANRHLARVWRLAAELESMPETGEGDEDLLRATHKAMFEVTQGIESFGFNSSIAKLYAFTNAVSKSKAGREAKRFALRTMAQLMSPMTPHLAEEMWAMLGSEGLVAQAPWPVPDEAMLVEDSVTLPIQINGKRRDEITVPKDMPKEEVEKLVLANEAVQRALEGGQPKKLIVVPGRIVNVVI, from the coding sequence ATGAGCCGCTACGCGCCGAGTGAGATCGAACCGAAATGGCAGACCGCCTGGACCGAGGCGGAGGTCTTCCTCGCGAAACGCGACGAGACGAAGCCGAAATACTACGTGCTCGAGATGTTTCCCTATCCTTCGGGTCGCATCCATATCGGCCATGTGCGCAACTACACGATGGGCGACGTGGTGGCCCGGTTCAAATCCTCCACCGGTCATAACGTGCTGCACCCGATGGGTTGGGACGCCTTCGGCATGCCGGCGGAAAACGCGGCGATGGCCTCCGGCGGGCATCCCGGCACCTGGACCTACCAGAACATCGACACGATGCGCGAACAGATGAAGCCGCTTGGCCTCTCGATCGACTGGACGCGCGAATTCGCAACCTGCGATCCCGAATATTATGGCCAGCAACAGGCGATGTTCATCGACATGCTGCACAAGGGGCTGGTCTATCGCAAAAACGCCACCGTGAACTGGGATCCGGTGGACATGACCGTGCTCGCCAACGAGCAGGTGATCGACGGCTGCGGCTGGCGGTCCGGCGCACCGGTGGAACGGCGCGAACTGGTGCAGTGGTTCTTCAAGATCTCGGACTATTCCGAGGATCTGCTCGACGCGATCGACGGGCTCGACAACTGGCCCGAAAAGGTCAAGACGATGCAGCGCAACTGGATCGGGAAATCGCGCGGCCTGCAATTCGCCTTCTCCCTGATCGACCGGCCGGAGGGCGCGGACCGGGTGGAGGTCTACACCACCCGCCCGGACACGCTCATGGGCGCCTCCTTCGTCGGCATTTCCTCCGATCATCCGCTGGCAAGGAAACTCGCCGCAGACGATCCCGAGATTGCCGCCTTCTGCGAGGAATGCCGCAAGGGCGGCACCACCGAGGAAGCCATCGAGAAGGCCGAGAAGCTGGGGCTGGACACCGGGCTGACCGTGCGCCACCCGTTCGACACGTCCTGGAAGCTGCCGGTCTATATCGCGAATTTCATCCTGATGGATTACGGCACCGGCGCGATCTTCGGCTGCCCGGCACACGACCAGCGCGATTTCGATTTTGCAACGAAATATGGCTTGCCGATCACCTATGTCTTCGAACCCGTCGAAGGCGAGCTGAACACGAAGGAAGCCTTCGTCCCGCTCAAGTCAGAGAAGGTCCGCTACATCCGCGGCTTTGCCGGCGACGAGATCCAGACCGGCGAGGAGGGCGTCGAGACGGCGGTCGATTTCTGCGAAGCAAACGGCGTCGGCCATGGCGTGACGAAATTCCGCCTGCGCGACTGGGGCCTGTCGCGGCAACGCTACTGGGGCTGCCCGATCCCGGTGGTCCATTGCGAGAGCTGCGGCGTCGTCCCGGAGAAGAAGGAGAACCTTCCCGTCCGGCTTCCCGAGGACGTCACGTTCGACGTGCCCGGCAATCCGCTCGATCGTCACCCGACCTGGCGCAACACGACCTGCCCGCAATGCGGCGGCGCGGCGCTGCGCGAGACGGACACGATGGACACCTTCGTCGACAGCTCGTGGTATTACGCCCGCTTCACCGCGCCACACGCGAACACGCCGACGGTGAAGGAGGACGCGGAATACTGGATGAACGTCGACCAGTATATCGGCGGGATCGAGCACGCGATCCTGCACCTGCTCTATTCGCGCTTCTTCGCGCGCGCGATGAACGAGACCGGGCATCTGCCGGACAAGTCCCGCGAGCCGTTCAACGCGCTGTTCACGCAGGGCATGGTGACCCACGCGATCTATCAGACCCGCGGCGCAGACGGGCGGCCGAAATACCATTATCCCGAAGAGGTCGAGCTGCGCGACGGCAAGGGCTATCTCAAGGACGGCGCAGAGGTGGAGATCGTGCCTTCGGCCAAGATGTCGAAATCGAAGAACAACGTCGTCGATCCGGTCGCGATCATCGAACAATACGGCGCGGACACCGCGCGCTGGTTCGTCCTGTCCGACAGCCCGCCCGAGCGCGATGTGGAATGGACCGCGGCGGGCGCCGAAGCCGCGAACAGGCATCTCGCCCGCGTCTGGCGGCTGGCCGCCGAGCTGGAGAGCATGCCGGAGACAGGCGAAGGCGACGAGGATCTCTTGCGCGCGACGCACAAGGCGATGTTCGAGGTGACCCAGGGCATCGAGAGCTTCGGCTTCAACAGCTCCATCGCGAAGCTCTACGCCTTTACCAACGCCGTGTCGAAATCGAAGGCGGGGCGCGAGGCGAAACGGTTCGCGCTCAGGACCATGGCACAGCTCATGTCGCCGATGACGCCGCATCTCGCGGAGGAGATGTGGGCCATGCTCGGCAGCGAGGGGCTCGTTGCGCAGGCGCCCTGGCCCGTGCCCGACGAGGCGATGCTCGTGGAGGACAGCGTGACGCTTCCGATCCAGATCAACGGCAAGCGGCGCGACGAGATCACCGTGCCGAAGGACATGCCGAAGGAAGAGGTTGAAAAGCTGGTTCTGGCGAACGAAGCTGTGCAGAGGGCGCTCGAGGGCGGGCAGCCCAAAAAGCTCATCGTCGTGCCGGGTCGCATCGTCAATGTCGTCATTTGA
- a CDS encoding DUF3576 domain-containing protein translates to MFRRIHVLAAGLAATLTLAGCGSFGSLGDSIGSGPFSGGRTVTTATGEEEVVDTRSTAQVVETPPGETVIVEQPRRRILFGGGRGSIEDRVQVNKYIWNAALDVLSFLPVQEADPFTGVIITGYGTPPGGGTAYRAVVHVTDPALDARTLNLSLYTRSGAVSAETVHAVEDAILTRARQLRTGQ, encoded by the coding sequence ATGTTTCGCCGTATTCACGTCCTGGCCGCCGGCCTCGCCGCAACGCTGACACTCGCGGGCTGTGGCAGTTTCGGCTCGCTCGGCGACAGCATCGGCTCCGGCCCCTTCTCCGGCGGACGGACCGTCACCACCGCCACAGGCGAAGAGGAGGTCGTGGACACGCGCAGCACCGCGCAGGTGGTCGAGACCCCGCCGGGCGAAACCGTCATCGTCGAACAGCCGAGGCGCCGCATCCTCTTCGGCGGCGGGCGCGGCTCGATCGAGGATCGCGTGCAGGTGAACAAGTATATCTGGAACGCCGCGCTCGACGTGCTTTCCTTCCTGCCCGTGCAGGAGGCCGATCCCTTCACCGGCGTCATCATCACCGGCTACGGCACGCCGCCGGGCGGCGGCACGGCCTATCGCGCGGTGGTCCATGTCACCGATCCGGCGCTCGACGCGCGCACGCTGAACCTGTCGCTTTACACCCGCTCCGGCGCGGTGAGCGCGGAAACCGTCCACGCCGTCGAGGACGCGATCCTGACCCGCGCACGGCAGCTCCGCACAGGCCAGTAA
- a CDS encoding porin: MKKILLSSAAIVAFAGAAAAEVSWSGKAEIGYNDDYEDGFYIDSDIYITASQELNNGWTAELTFGIELNDTNNDDDEEDGFNADDNDLTLSIYNDIYNFTYGDTEYAPISYWRGVSDMVADGVNEYDDESVVRFDADFGTIKGGISATVDNDTGDLYSVGVGFQADFDTFYVSGIYQEEDEDLLDACDADGLPAGCDPDTIQDDDILDNLAQNGGDLNGDGIWGLSVGTVFAGADVRLAYASNDTDDTESVGVQVSYPIGPVTLTGYYVSEDQDRSWGDDYTYGLTALYADGPVTVLAHYESYGGEEEYNLEGAYDFGYGLVVTAGYIDGDDEGDDDFATYVVAEYDLGGGASFLASYADANSDAAESTDDIDTGVGGYELYSGGTLALTFEF, encoded by the coding sequence ATGAAAAAGATCCTTCTTTCTTCCGCCGCCATCGTCGCCTTCGCCGGCGCCGCGGCCGCTGAAGTGTCCTGGTCCGGCAAGGCCGAGATCGGCTACAACGACGATTACGAAGACGGCTTCTACATCGATTCCGACATCTACATCACCGCGTCGCAAGAGCTGAACAACGGCTGGACCGCGGAACTGACCTTCGGCATCGAGCTGAACGACACCAACAACGACGATGACGAAGAAGACGGCTTCAACGCCGACGACAACGATCTGACCCTCAGCATCTACAACGACATCTACAACTTCACCTATGGTGATACCGAATACGCGCCGATTTCCTACTGGAGAGGCGTGTCGGACATGGTCGCTGACGGTGTCAACGAATACGACGACGAATCCGTGGTCCGTTTCGACGCTGACTTCGGCACCATCAAGGGCGGCATCTCCGCCACCGTCGACAATGATACGGGCGATCTCTACAGCGTGGGCGTCGGCTTCCAGGCTGACTTCGACACCTTCTACGTCTCCGGTATCTATCAGGAAGAAGACGAGGATCTCCTGGATGCTTGTGACGCCGACGGGCTCCCGGCTGGCTGTGACCCGGATACCATCCAGGATGATGATATCCTTGACAACCTCGCCCAAAACGGCGGCGACCTGAACGGCGACGGCATCTGGGGCCTCTCCGTGGGCACCGTGTTCGCTGGCGCCGATGTCCGTCTCGCCTACGCCTCCAACGATACCGACGACACGGAATCCGTGGGTGTCCAGGTCTCCTACCCGATCGGCCCGGTCACCCTCACCGGCTATTACGTGTCGGAAGACCAGGATCGCTCCTGGGGTGACGACTACACCTATGGCCTGACCGCCCTCTACGCCGACGGCCCGGTCACCGTTCTCGCCCACTACGAATCCTACGGCGGCGAAGAAGAATACAACCTCGAAGGCGCCTATGACTTCGGCTACGGCCTGGTTGTGACTGCCGGTTACATCGACGGTGACGACGAAGGCGATGACGACTTCGCGACCTACGTCGTGGCCGAATACGACCTCGGCGGCGGTGCGTCCTTCCTCGCCTCCTATGCCGATGCGAACTCCGACGCGGCCGAGTCCACCGACGACATCGACACCGGCGTCGGCGGCTACGAGCTGTATTCCGGCGGCACGCTGGCTCTGACCTTCGAATTCTGA
- a CDS encoding YggS family pyridoxal phosphate-dependent enzyme, whose product MGLQEIRARVAAEAERVGRAPESVTLIAVSKVQPDARVLEVLEQGHRVFGENRVQEAAGKWPAFRARFQGVELHLIGPLQTNKVRQAMELFDAIHTLDRPRLARSIARIAEELGRCPKLFIQVNTGEEPQKAGVRPGEADGFIAECRDLGLPIEGLMCIPPVDEEPSLHFALLAKIAKRNGIAGLSMGMSDDFESAIAQGATHVRVGSAIFGARDYA is encoded by the coding sequence ATGGGGCTTCAGGAGATCAGGGCGCGGGTGGCGGCGGAGGCGGAGCGTGTCGGCCGCGCGCCGGAGAGCGTGACGCTGATCGCGGTGTCCAAGGTCCAGCCGGACGCGCGCGTCCTCGAGGTTCTGGAGCAGGGGCATCGTGTCTTCGGCGAGAACCGGGTGCAGGAGGCGGCGGGGAAATGGCCGGCTTTCAGGGCGCGGTTCCAGGGGGTCGAGCTGCATCTCATCGGCCCGTTGCAGACCAACAAGGTGCGTCAGGCGATGGAGCTGTTCGACGCGATTCACACGCTCGACCGGCCGCGGCTCGCGCGGAGCATCGCGCGGATCGCGGAGGAGTTGGGACGTTGTCCTAAGCTCTTTATCCAGGTCAACACCGGGGAGGAGCCGCAGAAGGCCGGGGTGCGGCCGGGGGAGGCGGATGGCTTCATCGCGGAGTGCCGGGATCTGGGGCTCCCGATCGAGGGGCTGATGTGTATTCCGCCCGTCGATGAGGAGCCGTCTTTGCATTTTGCACTGCTGGCGAAGATCGCGAAACGCAACGGGATTGCGGGGTTGTCGATGGGCATGTCCGACGATTTCGAGAGTGCGATCGCGCAGGGAGCGACCCATGTGCGGGTCGGTTCCGCGATCTTCGGAGCGCGGGATTATGCCTGA
- a CDS encoding L,D-transpeptidase family protein: MGRRFPCAIGKGGIVADKREGDGGTPAGIHRLPALLYRPDRVPALPGRQIGPRDLWCDAGDHPAYNHLVRAPFAASHERMRRADRLYDLVILTDWNWPEATPGKGSAIFVHRWRKPRHPTEGCVAFRADHLRWIAERITPETRLVIR, translated from the coding sequence ATGGGGCGCCGCTTTCCCTGCGCCATCGGCAAGGGCGGGATCGTCGCCGACAAGCGCGAGGGCGACGGCGGCACGCCGGCGGGCATCCATCGCCTGCCCGCCCTGCTCTACCGCCCGGACCGCGTTCCCGCCCTGCCGGGACGGCAGATCGGCCCGCGCGACCTGTGGTGCGACGCGGGCGATCATCCGGCCTACAACCACCTCGTCCGCGCGCCCTTCGCGGCAAGCCACGAGCGCATGCGCCGCGCCGACCGCCTCTATGACCTCGTCATCCTCACCGACTGGAACTGGCCTGAGGCGACGCCCGGAAAGGGCTCTGCCATCTTCGTGCACCGCTGGCGCAAGCCGCGGCACCCGACCGAGGGCTGTGTCGCCTTCCGGGCCGATCACCTGCGCTGGATCGCAGAGCGGATCACGCCGGAGACGCGGCTGGTCATCCGGTGA
- the ribA gene encoding GTP cyclohydrolase II codes for MSLALSLPETLARARADLRMGVPVVLETGTGAAIAVAAEGVSDSRLADLRALGAPYLAITTRRAETLAARPYDGDLARLVVPQDADVTWIEAVADPADDLTHPMKGPFRSARGGDAACARAAIALAKTARLLPAALMVDVPDAPALAFANGLTILPVDRAMPLMADLAPLADVIHARVPLLAAENSRVHVFRPDDGGEEHFAVEIGRPDRAKPVLARLHSACFTGDILGSLKCDCGPQLNAALSQMGEAGEGVLLYLNQEGRGIGHANKMRAYSLQDQGFDTVEANHRLGFEDDERDFRIGAAILKEMGFSSVRLLTNNPNKIARMTDQGVTVTERVPLRVGENRYNAAYLATKVRKSGHLL; via the coding sequence ATGAGCCTCGCTCTGAGCCTGCCCGAAACCCTCGCCCGCGCCCGTGCCGACCTCAGGATGGGCGTGCCCGTCGTGCTCGAGACCGGAACCGGCGCCGCAATCGCCGTGGCGGCCGAAGGCGTGTCCGACAGCCGTCTTGCCGACCTGCGCGCGCTCGGCGCGCCCTATCTCGCCATCACCACCCGGCGGGCGGAAACACTTGCGGCGCGGCCCTATGACGGCGATCTCGCCCGGCTCGTCGTGCCGCAGGACGCCGACGTGACCTGGATCGAGGCCGTCGCGGACCCGGCGGACGACCTCACCCACCCGATGAAGGGACCATTCCGCTCCGCCCGCGGGGGCGACGCCGCCTGCGCGCGGGCCGCCATCGCGCTGGCCAAGACCGCGCGGCTCCTCCCGGCCGCGCTCATGGTCGATGTCCCCGACGCCCCCGCGCTCGCCTTCGCCAACGGGCTGACGATCCTTCCGGTGGACCGCGCCATGCCGCTCATGGCCGATCTGGCCCCGCTCGCCGATGTCATCCATGCCCGCGTCCCCCTGCTCGCCGCGGAGAATTCCCGCGTTCACGTCTTCCGCCCCGACGATGGCGGCGAGGAACATTTCGCCGTGGAGATCGGCCGGCCCGACCGCGCGAAGCCTGTCCTCGCGCGGCTGCATTCGGCCTGTTTCACCGGCGATATACTCGGCTCCCTCAAATGCGACTGCGGACCGCAGCTCAACGCGGCGCTGTCCCAGATGGGCGAAGCGGGCGAAGGCGTGCTTCTCTATCTCAACCAGGAAGGCCGCGGCATCGGCCACGCCAACAAGATGCGCGCCTATTCGCTTCAGGATCAGGGCTTCGACACGGTCGAGGCCAACCACCGGCTCGGCTTCGAGGACGACGAGCGCGATTTCCGCATCGGCGCGGCGATTCTCAAGGAAATGGGATTTTCCTCCGTCCGGCTGCTGACCAACAACCCCAACAAGATCGCGCGGATGACGGATCAGGGCGTCACCGTCACCGAACGCGTGCCGCTCAGGGTGGGGGAAAACCGCTACAACGCCGCCTATCTCGCGACCAAGGTGCGCAAGTCGGGACACCTGCTGTGA
- a CDS encoding response regulator transcription factor gives MATLKKILLVDDDDDLRDALSEQLVMTEDFDVFEADSGAAAMEKSKDGHYDLIILDVGLPDTDGRELCKRLRKSGVKSPILMLTGHDTDADTILGLDAGANDYVTKPFKFPVLLARIRAQLRTHEQSEAAVFQLGPYTFKPAQKMLVTADDKKIRLTEKETNILKFLYRSTEGVVPRDVLLHEVWGYNAGVTTHTLETHIYRLRQKIEPDPSNARLLVTESGGYRLAS, from the coding sequence ATGGCCACTCTGAAAAAGATTCTTCTCGTCGACGACGACGACGACTTGCGCGACGCGCTGAGCGAGCAGCTCGTGATGACCGAGGATTTCGACGTGTTCGAAGCCGACAGCGGTGCGGCGGCGATGGAGAAATCGAAGGACGGGCATTACGACCTGATCATTCTCGACGTCGGACTGCCCGATACCGATGGCCGCGAGCTGTGCAAGCGGTTGCGCAAGTCGGGGGTCAAGTCGCCGATCCTCATGCTCACCGGCCACGATACTGATGCGGATACGATCCTCGGCCTCGATGCGGGGGCGAACGACTATGTGACGAAGCCGTTCAAGTTCCCGGTCCTGCTCGCCCGGATCCGCGCGCAGCTGCGCACGCATGAACAATCCGAGGCGGCCGTCTTCCAGCTCGGGCCCTATACGTTCAAGCCGGCGCAGAAGATGCTCGTCACCGCGGATGACAAGAAGATCCGCCTGACGGAGAAGGAGACGAACATCCTGAAGTTCCTCTACCGCTCGACCGAGGGGGTCGTGCCGCGGGACGTGCTGTTGCACGAGGTCTGGGGGTACAACGCGGGGGTGACCACGCACACGCTCGAAACCCATATCTACCGCCTGCGCCAGAAGATCGAGCCCGATCCCTCTAACGCGCGGCTCCTGGTGACGGAATCGGGCGGCTACCGGCTCGCCTCGTGA
- a CDS encoding exodeoxyribonuclease III, translated as MPFTLATWNINSVRLREPIVCRLLEEEGPDILCLQECKSPVEKIPVERFRALGYTQMVARGQKGYNGVAILSKLPLREVGAYDYAALGHARHIAAELENGVVIHNFYVPAGGDVPDREVNEKFGQKLDYLTEMRDAFHAVAPERSILVGDLNIAPREDDVWNHKQLLKIVSHTPVEVEHLGAAQDAGRWVDITRQDIPEGQLYSWWSYRAKDWDAADKGRRLDHVWATPDISNAGHGSRILRTARGWEQPSDHAPVFASFDL; from the coding sequence ATGCCGTTCACTCTCGCCACCTGGAACATCAATTCCGTGCGTCTGCGCGAACCGATCGTGTGCAGGCTTCTCGAAGAGGAGGGGCCCGACATCCTGTGCCTCCAGGAATGCAAGTCGCCGGTGGAGAAGATCCCGGTGGAGCGTTTCCGGGCCCTGGGCTACACCCAGATGGTCGCGCGCGGGCAGAAGGGGTACAACGGCGTGGCGATCCTGTCGAAACTGCCGCTCAGGGAGGTGGGCGCCTATGACTATGCCGCGCTGGGCCATGCGCGGCATATCGCGGCCGAGCTCGAGAACGGGGTGGTGATCCACAATTTCTACGTGCCCGCAGGCGGCGACGTGCCGGATCGCGAGGTGAACGAGAAGTTCGGGCAGAAGCTCGACTACCTTACGGAGATGCGCGATGCCTTCCACGCGGTCGCGCCGGAGAGGTCGATCCTTGTCGGAGACCTGAACATCGCGCCGCGCGAGGACGACGTGTGGAACCACAAGCAGCTTCTGAAGATCGTGTCGCATACGCCGGTCGAGGTCGAGCATCTGGGCGCGGCGCAGGACGCGGGCCGGTGGGTGGACATCACGCGGCAGGACATTCCCGAAGGGCAGCTCTATTCCTGGTGGTCCTATCGGGCGAAGGACTGGGACGCGGCCGACAAGGGCCGGCGGCTCGATCATGTCTGGGCGACGCCCGACATCTCGAACGCGGGGCACGGCTCGCGCATCCTGCGGACCGCGCGCGGATGGGAGCAGCCGTCGGACCACGCCCCGGTCTTTGCGAGCTTCGATCTTTAA
- a CDS encoding thioredoxin family protein, with product MELGQPNGAAAHGAYVKDVTEATFMADVIDASQEVPVIVDFWAPWCGPCRQLGPALEAEVEAAGGKVLMAKVNVDENQMIAGQMRVQSIPTVYAFYKGQPVDGFQGALPPSQIKDFVKKLVDLTGDGGLAEAVAAAEEMLEAGAVDDAMQTFAAILEEDPDLAAAFAGLARGYLAKGEIEQAEAVLNGVPAAAATDAAIEGVRAQIALAREAENAGPVAELMAKVEANPADMQARFDLAVALHASGQVQEAVDVLLAAFRQDRDWNGGAVKEQLFKIFDSLKPNDPIVLNGRRKLSSMIFA from the coding sequence ATGGAACTCGGTCAACCGAACGGCGCTGCGGCGCATGGCGCTTATGTCAAGGACGTGACGGAAGCCACTTTCATGGCGGATGTGATCGACGCCTCGCAGGAGGTTCCGGTCATCGTCGATTTCTGGGCACCCTGGTGCGGCCCCTGCCGCCAGCTCGGGCCCGCGCTCGAGGCCGAGGTCGAGGCGGCGGGTGGCAAGGTTCTGATGGCGAAGGTCAACGTGGACGAGAACCAGATGATCGCGGGCCAGATGCGGGTGCAGTCGATCCCGACCGTCTATGCCTTTTACAAGGGGCAGCCGGTGGACGGGTTCCAGGGCGCCCTGCCGCCCTCGCAGATCAAGGATTTCGTGAAGAAGCTCGTGGACCTCACGGGGGACGGCGGGCTTGCCGAGGCGGTGGCTGCGGCAGAGGAGATGCTCGAGGCCGGTGCCGTGGATGACGCGATGCAGACCTTCGCCGCCATTCTCGAGGAGGATCCCGACCTTGCCGCGGCCTTCGCCGGGCTTGCGCGCGGCTATCTCGCGAAGGGGGAGATCGAGCAGGCGGAGGCGGTGCTGAACGGTGTTCCGGCGGCAGCCGCGACCGATGCGGCGATCGAGGGCGTGCGCGCACAGATCGCGCTGGCGCGGGAGGCGGAGAATGCCGGCCCGGTCGCGGAACTGATGGCGAAGGTGGAGGCCAATCCGGCCGACATGCAGGCACGTTTCGACCTTGCCGTGGCGCTCCATGCCAGCGGTCAGGTCCAGGAGGCGGTCGATGTCCTTCTCGCGGCGTTCCGGCAGGATCGCGACTGGAACGGCGGGGCGGTGAAGGAGCAGCTTTTCAAGATCTTCGACAGCCTCAAGCCGAACGATCCGATCGTGCTGAACGGGCGGCGCAAATTGTCCTCCATGATATTTGCCTGA
- a CDS encoding LON peptidase substrate-binding domain-containing protein, which produces MLNAADLPETIPVFPLPGALLLPRSRLPLHIFEPRYLQMIEDCLKSSTRLIGMIQPRGGVAEGKLNAIGCAGRLTGFSETEDGRYMITLTGISRFRTLREATGFLPYRRFIVDWSDFRADLGASEHDPALDREAFMDLLKRYFRQEDLRTDWDNLGQAEDELLINSLSMLCPFEPEDKQALLEAPTLSTRRETLVTLMEFALRGGSSEEMM; this is translated from the coding sequence ATGCTGAACGCGGCCGACCTTCCCGAGACGATTCCCGTCTTTCCGCTCCCCGGAGCGCTTCTGCTGCCCCGGTCGCGGCTTCCGCTGCACATCTTCGAGCCGCGGTATCTCCAGATGATCGAGGACTGCCTGAAGAGCTCAACGCGTCTGATCGGTATGATCCAGCCGCGTGGCGGGGTCGCGGAGGGCAAGCTCAACGCGATCGGCTGCGCCGGGCGGCTGACGGGGTTTTCGGAGACCGAGGACGGGCGTTACATGATCACGCTCACCGGCATTTCCCGCTTCCGCACGCTGCGGGAGGCGACGGGATTCCTGCCCTATCGCCGGTTCATCGTCGACTGGTCGGATTTCCGCGCGGATCTCGGCGCGAGCGAACACGATCCCGCGCTCGATCGGGAGGCGTTCATGGACCTGCTCAAACGCTATTTCCGGCAGGAGGACCTGCGCACCGACTGGGACAACCTCGGACAGGCGGAGGACGAGCTGCTGATCAATTCGCTCTCCATGCTCTGCCCGTTCGAGCCGGAGGACAAACAGGCGCTCCTGGAGGCGCCGACCCTTTCCACGAGGCGCGAAACTCTGGTAACGCTGATGGAGTTCGCCCTGAGGGGCGGGTCCAGCGAGGAGATGATGTGA
- a CDS encoding Trm112 family protein produces MDTQPQFDRRMLEALVCPQTHAVLVYDAEAQELISKTAGLAYPIRNGIPIMLVSEARTLED; encoded by the coding sequence ATGGACACGCAGCCGCAATTCGACCGTCGCATGCTTGAGGCACTGGTCTGTCCGCAGACCCATGCCGTCCTTGTCTACGACGCGGAGGCACAGGAACTGATCTCGAAGACGGCCGGTCTCGCCTATCCGATCCGCAACGGCATTCCGATCATGCTGGTGAGCGAGGCGCGCACGCTCGAGGACTGA